A genome region from Numida meleagris isolate 19003 breed g44 Domestic line chromosome 14, NumMel1.0, whole genome shotgun sequence includes the following:
- the CLDN5 gene encoding claudin-5, which yields MTSAAVEILGLGLGILGWVGVILACGLPMWQVSAFIDVNIVVAQTIWEGLWMNCVVQSTGQMQCKVYDSILALRPEVQAGRALTVIVALLGLVALMVTVVGAQCTNCIRPGKMKSRIVIAGGTIYILCGVLVLVPLCWFANIVISDFYDPSVPPSQKREMGAALYIGWAATALLLFGGCLICCCSCSQRDETSFPVKYSAPRRPTSNGEYDKKNYV from the coding sequence aTGACTTCGGCGGCGGTGGAGATTCTGGGGCTGGGACTGGGCATCCTGGGCTGGGTGGGGGTGATCCTGGCCTGCGGGCTGCCCATGTGGCAGGTGTCGGCCTTCATCGACGTGAACATCGTGGTGGCGCAGACCATCTGGGAAGGGCTGTGGATGAACTGCGTGGTGCAGAGCACGGGGCAGATGCAGTGCAAGGTGTACGATTCCATCCTGGCGCTGCGGCCCGAGGTGCAGGCGGGCCGGGCGCTCACGGTCATCGTGgcgctgctggggctggtggcgCTCATGGTGACCGTGGTGGGCGCGCAGTGCACCAACTGCATCCGGCCCGGCAAGATGAAGTCCCGCATCGTGATCGCCGGAGGGACCATCTACATCCTCTGCGGGGTCCTGGTCCTCGTCCCGCTCTGCTGGTTCGCGAACATCGTCATCAGCGACTTCTACGACCCCTCCGTGCCGCCGTCCCAGAAGCGGGAGATGGGGGCCGCGCTGTACATCGGCTGGGCGGCCACGGCCCTGCTGCTCTTCGGGGGCTGcctcatctgctgctgctcctgctcgcAGCGCGACGAGACCTCCTTCCCCGTCAAGTACTCGGCGCCGCGGCGGCCCACCTCCAACGGCGAGTACGACAAGAAGAACTACGTCTGA